Proteins encoded by one window of Carassius auratus strain Wakin chromosome 24, ASM336829v1, whole genome shotgun sequence:
- the LOC113042501 gene encoding negative regulator of reactive oxygen species-like, producing the protein MLVFDRLSIVLSHAVVPLLVVLLSVSGHPQIFPCRLIQSTALCNSCQLSAVPDHLPHQIEEIFLDKNRLLNLQDGCLSRYPLLRTFSCANNRLKMVEERVFSELPLLENLNLANNELYYGHKQVAQSLSTLSQLKTLDLSGNGLSEDMVSLLVQNLSSLESLYLSQNAMLRLDESTFRNLHQLRELNVERNLLFEIDGAFDHMKRLQRLNLALNCLPCLVNFEMTQLLVLNASHNSIEWFITNQNMTETFQLETLDLSDNHLIFFPFLPTNNRIRTLLLSNNRVGFYQHLSNDTSLNWTTSVEYYNLGQNVSSITVELWNENLHGDLSSVELLDLSENKVNYFPKGFIQQMPSLYWLRLRSNCLQSFSLTPEDLPVTLYELDVSRNRLTELKASQRSISELNNLTHLNLSTNDLQNLPTRIFASLPKLRTLDLSHNTVDVCYLPSSSGCVVWSDIVSLKQLYLDGCSIQNIPSLAFKGTPLTHLELSNNPDLNLKQESLDGLANTLQHLGLGNTGLQAFDFSPYSHLKSLNICRNSLPNVPESLVALNLKLLDLRDNMLTTIPSQHAGMLAQRLQTVYMNGNAFNCCHLDWYKTFVENKGISIVDLSEITCLDLNHRRHKVVLFDAIHCGGSSNEESVVWYILLFVTVSVSIMGISIIYMLTFKPRMLPRAIKKRCWRPAPY; encoded by the exons ATGCTGGTGTTCGATCGCCTGTCCATCGTGCTCAGTCACGCAGTGGTGCCGCTACTGGTGGTCCTGCTTTCAGTCTCAGGACATCCGCAGATCTTCCCCTGCAGGCTG ATCCAAAGCACGGCTCTGTGCAACAGCTGTCAGCTCTCTGCCGTACCAGATCATTTACCACATCAAATTGAGGAGATCTTCTTAGACAAGAACCGTCTGTTAAATCTGCAAGATGGTTGTCTCTCCAGATACCCTCTTCTGAGGACGTTCAGCTGTGCAAACAATCGGCTGAAGATGGTGGAAGAGAGGGTGTTCTCTGAATTGCCTCTTTTAGAAAACCTTAATTTAGCTAACAATGAGCTTTACTATGGACACAAGCAGGTGGCCCAGTCCTTGAGCACTCTGTCCCAACTAAAGACCCTTGATCTTTCAGGTAATGGCCTCTCGGAGGACATGGTGTCTCTGCTGGTACAGAATCTGTCCTCACTTGAGTCCCTATACTTGTCCCAGAATGCCATGCTGAGGCTGGATGAGTCAACATTCAGAAACCTTCATCAGCTTAGGGAGTTGAACGTCGAGAGAAACTTGCTGTTTGAGATCGATGGAGCGTTCGATCATATGAAAAGACTCCAGAGGTTAAACCTGGCCTTAAACTGCCTACCATGTTTGGTCAACTTTGAAATGACCCAACTGCTGGTCCTAAACGCCAGCCACAATTCCATTGAATGgttcattaccaatcaaaatatGACTGAGACTTTTCAGCTGGAGACGTTGGATCTGTCTGACAACCATTTGATCTTCTTTCCATTCCTTCCAACAAATAACCGAATACGAACTTTGCTGTTATCCAATAATCGAGTCGGTTTTTATCAACACTTGTCAAATGACACATCTTTAAACTGGACCACTAGTGTTGAGTACTACAACTTGGGGCAAAATGTAAGCAGCATCACAGTAGAGCTCTGGAATGAGAACCTTCACGGTGATCTTTCCTCAGTAGAGCTCCTGGACCTGAGTGAAAACAAGGTGAACTACTTCCCCAAGGGATTCATTCAACAGATGCCGTCTCTTTACTGGCTGAGGCTGAGAAGTAACTGTTTACAGTCCTTCAGTTTGACGCCTGAAGATCTACCAGTCACCCTTTATGAACTGGACGTTAGTCGAAACAGGTTAACTGAGCTGAAAGCAAGCCAACGCTCCATTAGCGAGCTGAACAATCTCACGCATCTCAATCTGAGTACAAATGACCTTCAGAACCTTCCAACTAGGATTTTTGCTAGTCTACCGAAACTCCGCACACTAGATCTCAGTCACAACACTGTGGATGTGTGTTACTTGCCAAGTTCGTCAGGATGTGTTGTGTGGTCCGACATCGTTTCCCTAAAACAACTCTATCTTGACGGCTGTAGCATTCAGAACATCCCGTCTTTAGCGTTCAAGGGCACACCTCTAACCCATCTCGAACTTTCAAACAATCCAGACCTAAACCTCAAACAGGAATCTCTGGATGGTCTCGCAAACACTTTGCAGCATTTGGGACTTGGTAATACTGGTCTTCAAGCTTTTGACTTCTCTCCGTATAGCCATTTGAAGTCTTTAAACATCTGTAGAAACTCACTACCAAATGTTCCCGAATCTCTAGTGGCATTAAACCTAAAGCTTCTGGACTTGAGGGATAACATGTTGACAACCATCCCGTCCCAACATGCTGGCATGTTAGCTCAAAGACTGCAGACTGTTTATATGAATGGAAATGCCTTCAACTGTTGCCATTTGGACTGGTACAAGACCTTCGTGGAGAATAAAGGCATCAGTATTGTAGATCTCTCAGAAATTACATGTTTGGACTTAAACCACAGGCGTCACAAAGTTGTGCTTTTTGACGCCATCCACTGTGGTGGTTCCAGCAATGAGGAGTCTGTTGTTTGGTACATTCTTCTCTTTGTAACAGTCAGTGTTTCTATCATGGGTATATCCATAATTTACATGCTCACATTTAAGCCAAGAATGTTGCCTCGTGCTATTAAAAAGAGATGCTGGAGACCAGCTCCTTATTGA
- the fbxo45 gene encoding F-box/SPRY domain-containing protein 1, with protein sequence MSGAGAGGGAQSAGLGAAAAGCCSSSSGAGSAALSGGGSGIAGRLPSRVLEHIFSYLELADLMNCSHVCWHWYNCLADENSEVWRSLCARLLSEEAMRSDILCNLSSYKGKLKSFQHALSSHDCSRNVYIKKNGFTLHRNPIAQSTDGARGKIGFSEGRHAWEIWWEGPLGTVAVIGIATKRAPMQCQGYVGLLGSDDQSWGWNLVDNNLLHNGEVNGNFPQCNNAPKYQIGERIRVILDMDDKTLAFERGFEFLGVAFRGLPKACLFPAVSAVYGNTEVTMVYLGRPLDG encoded by the exons ATGTCTGGCGCAGGGGCCGGTGGAGGGGCGCAGTCTGCGGGGCTGGGCGCTGCCGCCGCGGGCTGCTGCTCCTCCTCGTCTGGCGCCGGTTCTGCCGCATTATCAGGCGGAGGGTCGGGCATCGCAGGCCGGTTACCCAGCCGAGTTCTCGAGCATATATTCTCCTATCTGGAGCTGGCGGACCTCATGAACTGCTCGCACGTTTGCTGGCACTGGTACAACTGTCTGGCGGATGAAAACAGCGAGGTGTGGCGGAGTCTGTGCGCCCGCTTGCTCAGTGAAGAGGCGATGCGCTCTGATATCCTCTGCAATCTGTCTTCGTATAAAGGAAAA CTGAAGTCTTTCCAGCATGCTCTGAGCTCCCATGACTGCTCCAGGAATGTATACATCAAGAAAAACGGGTTCACTCTGCACCGCAACCCCATCGCCCAAAGCACCGATGGTGCCCGTGGGAAGATCGGCTTCTCTGAGGGCCGGCATGCCTGGGAGATCTGGTGGGAAGGTCCTCTTGGCACGGTGGCGGTGATTGGCATCGCGACCAAGAGGGCTCCCATGCAGTGCCAAGGCTATGTGGGGCTTCTAGGCAGCGATGACCAGAGCTGGGGATGGAATCTAGTAGACAACAACCTGCTTCACAACGGAGAGGTCAATGGCAACTTCCCACAGTGCAACAACGCACCAAAATACCAG ATCGGGGAGAGAATCCGTGTAATCCTGGACATGGATGATAAGACTCTAGCCTTCGAGCGAGGTTTTGAGTTCCTTGGAGTGGCGTTCCGAGGGCTGCCCAAAGCATGCCTGTTTCCAGCTGTGTCAGCCGTCTATGGGAACACTGAAGTGACTATGGTCTATCTGGGAAGACCCCTGGATGGATAA